The Phycisphaeraceae bacterium genome has a window encoding:
- a CDS encoding pyridoxal phosphate-dependent aminotransferase, with protein sequence MPTQTGRRVFRDLPFMGVIRVNNEAMKAGWRMGDPNWSNLGQGQPEVGVMAGAPPRFDTLKIELGDHAYGPVEGVPELREAVAAHYNRLYRKGMKSQYTAENVAIASGGRLALSRIGATLDNNRLGYFTPDYTAYEDLMTTFTRIDPFRIELKPEDGFRIAPPDLERLVVDHDLGALLISNPCNPTGVAIHGEELNAWVDLARRNDIALLMDEFYSHFIFKDGVPGSGPVSTAAFVEDVNEDPVIIVDGLTKCYRYPGWRVGWVVAPKNVIHNLTAAGSFLDGGPSRPIQRAAIAVLEPSRADQETNALRTVFAEKQRITVDRLTAMGVTFPAKPESTFYVWGDVSGLPKPISTGEGFMRHGIRHRVMSVPGDYFDVNPHRAREGESPLKSFVRYSFGPPKDNLVAGLDRLAEMVKSFR encoded by the coding sequence ATGCCCACCCAGACCGGCCGCCGCGTCTTTCGTGACCTGCCCTTCATGGGCGTCATCCGCGTGAACAACGAGGCCATGAAGGCCGGCTGGCGCATGGGCGACCCCAACTGGTCGAACCTGGGCCAGGGTCAGCCAGAGGTTGGTGTGATGGCCGGCGCTCCGCCGCGATTCGACACGCTGAAGATCGAACTGGGCGACCACGCCTACGGCCCGGTGGAAGGCGTGCCCGAACTGCGCGAGGCGGTCGCCGCCCACTACAACCGGCTGTATCGCAAGGGCATGAAGTCGCAGTACACGGCGGAGAACGTGGCCATCGCCTCGGGCGGTCGGCTGGCGCTCTCCCGCATCGGGGCCACACTGGACAACAACCGGCTGGGCTACTTCACGCCCGACTACACGGCCTACGAAGACCTGATGACCACCTTCACGCGGATCGACCCCTTCCGCATCGAGCTCAAGCCGGAGGACGGCTTCCGCATCGCGCCGCCGGACCTGGAGCGCCTCGTCGTCGACCATGACCTTGGCGCGCTCCTCATCAGCAACCCCTGCAACCCCACCGGTGTGGCGATCCACGGCGAGGAGTTGAACGCCTGGGTCGATCTGGCGCGGCGCAACGACATCGCCCTGCTCATGGACGAGTTCTACTCGCACTTCATCTTCAAGGACGGCGTCCCGGGAAGCGGTCCCGTCAGCACCGCGGCCTTCGTGGAGGACGTGAACGAAGACCCCGTCATCATCGTGGACGGACTGACCAAATGCTACCGCTACCCCGGCTGGCGCGTGGGCTGGGTGGTGGCGCCGAAGAACGTGATCCACAACCTGACGGCGGCGGGCAGCTTCCTCGATGGCGGGCCGTCGCGCCCCATCCAGCGGGCCGCCATCGCCGTGCTCGAGCCGTCACGGGCGGATCAGGAGACGAACGCACTGCGCACGGTGTTCGCCGAGAAGCAGCGGATCACCGTCGATCGCCTCACGGCGATGGGCGTGACCTTCCCGGCGAAGCCCGAGAGTACGTTCTATGTCTGGGGCGACGTGAGCGGCCTGCCCAAGCCGATCAGCACGGGCGAGGGCTTCATGCGGCACGGCATCCGCCACCGGGTGATGAGCGTGCCGGGCGACTACTTCGATGTGAACCCGCATCGGGCCCGCGAGGGCGAGTCGCCGCTCAAGTCGTTCGTGCGTTACTCGTTCGGCCCGCCGAAGGACAACCTGGTCGCGGGGCTGGACCGGCTGGCGGAAATGGTGAAGTCGTTCCGCTGA